A section of the Streptomyces sp. V3I8 genome encodes:
- a CDS encoding aminotransferase class V-fold PLP-dependent enzyme, translated as MSVSTAAADRTAPCATGTSAPLPVLGRDVTVPLVTGGEVTYAALDYAASAPALQRVWDDVAAYAPYYGSVHRGAGYLSQLSTDLFENARRTVGEFLDCRGDDEVVFTRSTTDSLNLLAAALPADCRVFVFETEHHASLLPWRDARVTYLDAPRTPGEAVATLERALADRDPRGPALVCVTGASNVTGELWPVRELAAAAHAHGARIVLDAAQLAPHHPVSVRDLDVDWVAFSGHKLYAPFGAGVLAGRFDWLREADPYLAGGGASRKVSRRTDGGVDVEWHESATRHEAGSPNVIGAYSIASACRALTEAGFDTLVAREQHLVDTVRRGLAEVPEVRVLSLFGDDAPRVGVISFVVEGWNSSHFAAALSAEYGIGVRDGLFCAHPLVRTLLGSDPQAQGECGAPEAAPGEKSLNAIRVSFGAGTPDEHVDRFLRAVRELVEDGARWNYRTEDGRCVPATATGSPA; from the coding sequence ATGTCTGTCTCCACCGCTGCCGCCGACCGGACCGCCCCCTGCGCCACCGGCACCTCCGCGCCCCTGCCCGTCCTCGGCCGCGACGTCACCGTCCCGCTCGTGACCGGCGGCGAGGTCACCTACGCCGCCCTCGACTACGCCGCCAGCGCCCCCGCCCTCCAGCGCGTGTGGGACGACGTGGCCGCGTACGCCCCGTACTACGGCAGCGTGCACCGCGGGGCCGGATACCTCTCCCAGCTCTCCACGGACCTCTTCGAGAACGCCCGCAGGACCGTGGGCGAGTTCCTCGACTGCCGCGGCGACGACGAGGTCGTCTTCACCCGGTCCACCACCGACTCGCTGAACCTCCTCGCCGCCGCCCTGCCCGCCGACTGCCGGGTCTTCGTCTTCGAGACCGAGCACCACGCCTCGCTGCTGCCGTGGCGCGACGCCCGCGTCACCTACCTCGACGCCCCGCGCACCCCGGGCGAGGCCGTCGCCACGCTGGAGCGGGCCCTCGCCGACCGCGACCCGCGGGGCCCGGCCCTCGTGTGCGTCACGGGCGCCTCGAACGTCACCGGCGAGCTGTGGCCCGTACGGGAACTGGCCGCCGCCGCCCACGCGCACGGCGCCCGGATCGTGCTCGACGCCGCCCAGCTCGCCCCGCACCACCCCGTCTCCGTACGGGACCTGGACGTGGACTGGGTCGCGTTCTCCGGGCACAAGCTGTACGCGCCGTTCGGCGCGGGCGTGCTCGCGGGACGCTTCGACTGGCTGCGCGAGGCCGACCCGTACCTCGCCGGCGGGGGCGCTTCGCGGAAGGTGTCGCGGCGTACGGACGGCGGTGTCGACGTGGAGTGGCACGAGAGCGCCACCCGCCACGAGGCCGGCTCGCCCAATGTCATCGGCGCCTACTCCATCGCCTCCGCGTGCAGGGCCCTCACCGAGGCCGGTTTCGACACGCTGGTCGCCCGCGAGCAGCACCTCGTGGACACCGTCCGCCGGGGCCTCGCCGAGGTGCCCGAGGTCCGCGTGCTCTCGCTCTTCGGTGACGACGCCCCGCGCGTCGGTGTGATCTCCTTCGTCGTCGAGGGCTGGAACAGCTCGCACTTCGCCGCCGCGCTCTCCGCCGAGTACGGCATCGGCGTCCGCGACGGCCTCTTCTGCGCCCACCCGCTCGTCCGTACGCTCCTGGGCAGCGACCCGCAGGCGCAGGGCGAGTGCGGTGCCCCCGAGGCCGCGCCCGGCGAGAAGTCGCTGAACGCCATCCGCGTCAGCTTCGGCGCCGGCACCCCCGACGAGCACGTGGACCGCTTCCTGCGGGCGGTGCGGGAACTCGTCGAGGACGGTGCCCGCTGGAACTACCGCACCGAGGACGGCCGCTGCGTCCCGGCCACGGCCACCGGTTCGCCCGCCTGA
- a CDS encoding NYN domain-containing protein, producing the protein MVETAGEEPEDGDAEVLDRPLPDGVRRRVVQIVSDGFGGLTVSELPTQLRQYARFAPNRRAKFAGTAMAAAMETDPLFRQRIAEKLRDAQPELAGALDSGAPPPAADPLDVAAVAYVLRPPGWVKLVTAAGEEALRADAERADEESRAELERLREELAEARGQTRTETERLRTELDAAKKEAESLHRKLRGALSDVKRGEAALRKLRAEMESARGEGQAQLSAAESESRRLKQRLTEVEASLEATRRAAREGRSVEDMRVRLLLDTVLDAAQGLRRELALPPVSVRPAETVDAVEPGRMTPKDIAARALSDSDPAVLDQLLALPQAHLVVDGYNVTKTGYPQMPLEKQRLRLLGQLSQLAAQTGAEVTCVFDGAELAAPVLLAPPRGVRVLFSKPGVTADELIRQLVRAEPPGRPVIVVSTDREVADGVAAAGARPVASAVLLKRLSRG; encoded by the coding sequence ATGGTGGAGACCGCAGGCGAGGAGCCGGAGGACGGCGACGCCGAGGTGCTCGACCGTCCGCTGCCCGACGGCGTGCGCCGCAGGGTCGTGCAGATCGTCTCGGACGGCTTCGGCGGCCTGACCGTGTCCGAACTGCCCACCCAGCTGCGGCAGTACGCCCGGTTCGCCCCCAACCGCCGTGCCAAGTTCGCCGGTACCGCGATGGCGGCGGCGATGGAGACCGACCCGCTCTTCAGGCAGCGCATCGCCGAGAAACTCAGGGACGCGCAGCCCGAACTGGCCGGCGCCCTCGACTCCGGTGCGCCGCCCCCGGCCGCGGATCCGCTGGACGTGGCGGCCGTGGCCTACGTGCTGCGGCCCCCGGGCTGGGTGAAACTGGTGACCGCCGCGGGCGAGGAGGCCCTGCGGGCGGACGCCGAGCGGGCCGACGAGGAGAGCCGCGCCGAGCTGGAACGGCTGCGCGAGGAGCTCGCCGAGGCCCGTGGCCAGACCCGTACCGAGACGGAACGGCTGCGCACCGAACTGGACGCGGCGAAGAAGGAAGCGGAATCGCTTCACCGCAAGCTGCGCGGGGCCCTCAGCGACGTCAAGCGCGGCGAGGCGGCCCTGCGCAAGCTGCGCGCCGAGATGGAGTCCGCGCGCGGTGAGGGGCAGGCCCAGCTGTCGGCCGCCGAGAGCGAGAGCCGGCGGCTGAAGCAGCGGCTCACCGAGGTCGAGGCATCCCTGGAGGCCACCCGCCGCGCGGCCCGCGAGGGGCGCAGCGTCGAGGACATGCGCGTACGGCTGCTCCTGGACACCGTGCTCGACGCGGCGCAGGGGCTGCGGCGCGAACTGGCCCTGCCGCCGGTGTCGGTGCGGCCCGCGGAGACCGTGGACGCGGTGGAGCCGGGGCGCATGACACCGAAGGACATCGCGGCCCGGGCGCTGTCCGACAGCGACCCCGCCGTCCTCGACCAGTTGCTGGCGCTGCCGCAGGCGCACCTGGTCGTCGACGGCTACAACGTCACCAAGACCGGCTATCCGCAGATGCCGCTGGAGAAGCAGCGGCTGCGCCTCCTCGGCCAGCTCTCGCAGCTCGCCGCGCAGACCGGCGCCGAAGTCACCTGTGTCTTCGACGGGGCCGAGCTGGCCGCGCCGGTACTGCTCGCGCCGCCGCGCGGGGTGCGGGTGCTGTTCTCCAAGCCGGGCGTCACCGCGGACGAGTTGATCCGCCAGCTGGTGCGCGCGGAACCGCCGGGGCGGCCCGTCATCGTCGTCTCCACCGACCGGGAGGTGGCCGACGGCGTGGCGGCCGCGGGTGCCCGTCCGGTGGCCTCCGCGGTGCTGCTCAAGCGCCTCTCGCGGGGTTGA
- a CDS encoding cytochrome bc complex cytochrome b subunit, whose protein sequence is MSTTTTSDSRSREKAPAGERVADWADGRLGIYSLAKANMRKIFPDHWSFMLGEICLYSFLIIILTGVYLTLFFHPSMNEIEYHGSYVPLQGQLMSEAFASTLDISFDVRGGLLIRQIHHWAAIVFLAGMFVHMMRVFFTGAFRKPREINWLFGFLLFVLGMFTGFTGYSLPDDLLSGTGVRFTQGAILSMPIVGTYISMFLFGGEFPGGDFVARFYSIHILLLPGIMLGLVVGHLILVFYHKHTQFAGPGKTNKNVVGMPLLPVYMAKAGGFFFLVFGFIAMMAAVATINPIWVLGPYRPDQVSTGAQPDWYMGFAEGLIRAMPGWEINLWGHTLVLGVLIPLVVFGLFLAIIALYPFIESWVTGDKREHHILDRPRNAPTRTAFGVAWVTAYVIMLIGGGNDIVATHFHLSINSVTWFVRIGFFAGPVLAFIATKRICLGLQRRDRDKVLHGRESGIIKRLPHGEFVEVHEPLSQEAMHTLTAHEQYKPAEIGAPVDENGVERKVKGPQKLRAKLSNAYYGEDSQIPKPTAEEYKEITSGHGHH, encoded by the coding sequence ATGAGCACTACGACCACCTCCGACTCGCGCTCGCGCGAGAAGGCGCCGGCCGGCGAGCGGGTCGCCGACTGGGCCGACGGCCGGCTGGGGATCTACTCCCTGGCCAAGGCCAACATGCGCAAGATCTTCCCGGACCACTGGTCCTTCATGCTGGGCGAGATCTGCCTCTACAGCTTCCTGATCATCATCCTCACGGGTGTGTACCTGACGCTGTTCTTCCACCCCTCGATGAACGAGATCGAGTACCACGGAAGCTACGTCCCGCTCCAGGGGCAGCTGATGTCGGAGGCCTTCGCCTCCACGCTGGACATCAGCTTCGACGTCCGCGGTGGTCTGCTCATCCGGCAGATCCACCACTGGGCGGCGATCGTCTTCCTGGCCGGCATGTTCGTGCACATGATGCGCGTGTTCTTCACCGGCGCGTTCCGCAAGCCGCGTGAGATCAACTGGCTGTTCGGCTTCCTGCTGTTCGTCCTGGGCATGTTCACCGGGTTCACCGGCTACTCGCTCCCGGACGACCTGCTCTCCGGCACCGGTGTCCGCTTCACCCAGGGCGCCATCCTGTCGATGCCGATCGTCGGCACGTACATCTCGATGTTCCTGTTCGGCGGGGAGTTCCCGGGCGGCGACTTCGTCGCGCGGTTCTACTCGATCCACATCCTGCTGCTGCCCGGCATCATGCTGGGGCTCGTGGTCGGCCACCTGATCCTGGTCTTCTACCACAAGCACACCCAGTTCGCGGGTCCCGGGAAGACGAACAAGAACGTCGTCGGCATGCCGCTGCTGCCGGTCTACATGGCCAAGGCCGGAGGCTTCTTCTTCCTGGTCTTCGGGTTCATCGCCATGATGGCCGCGGTCGCGACCATCAACCCGATCTGGGTGCTGGGGCCGTACCGGCCGGACCAGGTGTCCACGGGCGCCCAGCCCGACTGGTACATGGGCTTCGCCGAGGGCCTGATCCGGGCGATGCCCGGCTGGGAGATCAACCTCTGGGGCCACACCCTGGTCCTCGGTGTACTCATCCCGCTGGTGGTCTTCGGCCTCTTCCTGGCGATCATCGCGCTCTACCCGTTCATCGAGTCCTGGGTCACCGGGGACAAGCGCGAGCACCACATCCTGGACCGCCCGCGCAACGCCCCGACCCGTACGGCCTTCGGTGTCGCCTGGGTCACCGCGTACGTGATCATGCTGATCGGCGGTGGCAACGACATCGTCGCCACGCACTTCCACCTGTCGATCAACTCGGTCACCTGGTTCGTCCGGATCGGGTTCTTCGCCGGACCGGTGCTCGCGTTCATCGCCACCAAGCGGATCTGCCTCGGCCTGCAGCGCCGGGACCGGGACAAGGTGCTGCACGGCCGCGAGTCGGGCATCATCAAGCGCCTGCCGCACGGTGAGTTCGTCGAGGTGCACGAGCCGCTCAGCCAGGAGGCCATGCACACCCTCACGGCGCACGAGCAGTACAAGCCGGCCGAGATCGGTGCCCCGGTCGACGAGAACGGCGTCGAGCGCAAGGTGAAGGGCCCGCAGAAGCTCCGGGCCAAGCTGAGCAACGCCTACTACGGCGAGGACAGCCAGATCCCGAAGCCCACCGCCGAGGAGTACAAGGAGATCACGAGCGGCCACGGCCACCACTGA
- a CDS encoding ubiquinol-cytochrome c reductase iron-sulfur subunit, which yields MSSQQTPDENLPAERAADGHAHGDVSVPDPKHPFADPGLPPHQHRIQDIDERAAKRSERTVALLFTLSMLATVGFIASFVTIPADRIVYIFPLGHISGLNFALGMTLGLALFCIGAGAVHWARTLMSDVEVADERHPIAAEPEVKAKVLADFKQGAKESALGRRKLIRNTMFGALTLFPLSGIVLLRDLGPLPEDKLRHTLWSRGKLLVNMNTDEPLRPSDVAVGSLTFAKPEGLEEEDHEFQTEIAKAALMIVRLQPENIKDKRELEWSHEGIVAYSKICTHVGCPISLYEQQTHHVLCPCHQSTFDLSDGARVIFGPAGHPLPQLRIGVNDEGYLEALGDFDEPVGPAFWERG from the coding sequence ATGAGTAGCCAACAGACCCCAGACGAGAACCTGCCCGCCGAGCGGGCCGCCGACGGCCACGCGCACGGCGACGTGAGCGTGCCGGACCCGAAGCACCCCTTCGCGGACCCCGGCCTGCCGCCGCACCAGCACCGCATCCAGGACATCGACGAGCGGGCCGCCAAGCGGTCCGAGCGCACGGTCGCCCTGCTGTTCACGCTCTCGATGCTGGCCACGGTCGGCTTCATCGCGTCCTTCGTGACGATCCCGGCCGACCGGATCGTCTACATCTTCCCGCTCGGCCACATCAGCGGTCTGAACTTCGCCCTGGGCATGACGCTCGGCCTGGCGCTGTTCTGCATCGGCGCGGGCGCGGTCCACTGGGCCCGCACCCTGATGTCCGACGTGGAGGTCGCCGACGAGCGCCACCCGATCGCGGCGGAGCCCGAGGTCAAGGCCAAGGTGCTGGCCGACTTCAAGCAGGGCGCCAAGGAGTCGGCGCTCGGCCGCCGCAAGCTCATCCGCAACACGATGTTCGGCGCGCTGACCCTGTTCCCGCTCTCGGGCATCGTCCTGCTGCGCGACCTCGGTCCGCTGCCGGAGGACAAGCTGCGGCACACCCTGTGGTCCAGGGGCAAGCTGCTCGTCAACATGAACACCGACGAGCCGCTGCGTCCCTCCGACGTCGCCGTGGGTTCGCTCACCTTCGCCAAGCCCGAGGGCCTGGAGGAGGAGGACCACGAGTTCCAGACCGAGATCGCCAAGGCGGCCCTGATGATCGTCCGGCTGCAGCCGGAGAACATCAAGGACAAGCGCGAGCTCGAGTGGTCGCACGAGGGCATCGTGGCGTACTCGAAGATCTGCACCCACGTCGGTTGCCCGATCTCCCTGTACGAGCAGCAGACGCACCACGTTCTCTGCCCGTGCCACCAGTCCACCTTCGACCTCTCCGACGGTGCCCGAGTGATCTTCGGCCCGGCCGGTCACCCCCTGCCGCAGCTGCGCATCGGTGTGAACGACGAGGGTTACCTCGAGGCGCTCGGCGACTTCGATGAGCCCGTCGGTCCTGCATTCTGGGAGCGCGGATGA
- a CDS encoding rhomboid family intramembrane serine protease, which translates to MFGNWGRSTGRAAGTVRTVGALRGQSAPVTHGLIAVCCLVFVIGPASGLGPAYGTGDELLSAQRAYFERWGVVPVELFQGRPRALGTPATALFVHGSWLHLLGNMLFLYVFGAMTEERMGRFRFALFYLGCGYLALLGYAGAHAGSAQTLVGASGAISAVLGAFLYLFPKARVTSLFPFLFFLPLRFPAWVVLPFWVSLQWLAAGRATQGPGVAYLAHLLGFSAGFLYAWVRYGRPARVKSPATATEGENQP; encoded by the coding sequence ATGTTCGGCAACTGGGGCAGGTCCACCGGCAGGGCGGCCGGGACGGTCAGGACGGTCGGAGCCCTGCGGGGTCAGTCCGCTCCGGTGACCCACGGGCTGATCGCCGTGTGCTGTCTGGTCTTCGTGATCGGTCCGGCCTCGGGGCTCGGTCCCGCGTACGGCACCGGCGACGAGCTGCTCTCCGCGCAGCGGGCCTATTTCGAGCGGTGGGGGGTGGTGCCCGTCGAGCTGTTCCAGGGGAGACCGCGGGCCCTCGGCACCCCGGCCACCGCGCTCTTCGTGCACGGCAGCTGGCTGCATCTGCTGGGGAACATGCTCTTCCTCTACGTCTTCGGAGCGATGACCGAGGAGCGGATGGGCCGCTTCCGGTTCGCTCTCTTCTACCTGGGCTGCGGCTACCTCGCCCTGCTGGGCTACGCGGGCGCCCACGCCGGCTCGGCGCAGACCCTCGTCGGCGCCTCGGGGGCGATCTCCGCGGTCCTCGGCGCGTTCCTGTACCTGTTCCCCAAAGCCCGGGTGACCAGTCTCTTCCCGTTCCTCTTCTTCCTGCCGCTGCGGTTCCCCGCCTGGGTGGTGCTGCCGTTCTGGGTGTCCCTGCAGTGGCTGGCCGCGGGGCGCGCGACCCAGGGGCCCGGGGTCGCCTATCTGGCGCACCTGCTGGGCTTCTCCGCCGGGTTCCTCTACGCGTGGGTGCGGTACGGGCGTCCGGCTAGAGTGAAATCCCCAGCGACGGCCACCGAGGGAGAAAACCAGCCGTGA
- a CDS encoding Lrp/AsnC family transcriptional regulator — MITAIVLIKTSVDRIPEIAESIAALDSVSEVFSVTGTYDLIAMVRVRAHDDLADVIPGMISKIPGVEGTDTHVAFRTYSQHDLEAAFAIGGDN; from the coding sequence GTGATCACCGCGATCGTGCTCATCAAGACCAGCGTGGACCGGATTCCCGAGATCGCCGAGTCGATCGCGGCGCTGGACAGCGTCAGCGAGGTCTTCTCCGTGACCGGCACGTACGACCTGATCGCCATGGTCCGGGTGCGGGCCCATGACGACCTGGCCGACGTCATCCCCGGCATGATCAGCAAGATCCCGGGGGTCGAGGGCACGGACACGCACGTGGCGTTCCGCACGTACTCGCAGCACGACCTGGAGGCCGCGTTCGCCATCGGGGGCGACAACTAG
- the trpD gene encoding anthranilate phosphoribosyltransferase: MSAVTPAGGDFAAGRSWPALLNGLLDGRDLSADDTAWAMDLIMRGEATDAQIAGFAVALRAKGETVDEISGMVRAMYAHANVIEVPGETVDIVGTGGDGAKTVNISTMSAVVIAGTGAKVVKHGNRAASSASGASDVLEKLGVNLELTPRRVAEVAEEAGITFCFAVKFHPALRHVAAARGQLGIRTTFNFLGPLTNPARVKAQAVGVAHAPMAPIVAGVLAERGNSSLVFRGDDGLDELTTTATSRVWVVRDGKVREEAFDPRDVGIELVPVEALRGADASYNAEVARRLLGGEQGPVRDAVLLNSAAALVALSPGSAPLADQIRAGMARAAEAIDSGAASKVLERWVAASHS; this comes from the coding sequence ATGAGCGCTGTGACCCCCGCCGGAGGCGACTTCGCGGCGGGCCGTTCCTGGCCCGCCCTCCTGAACGGCCTGCTGGACGGGCGCGACCTGAGCGCCGACGACACGGCCTGGGCGATGGACCTGATCATGCGGGGCGAGGCGACCGACGCCCAGATCGCCGGGTTCGCGGTGGCCCTGCGGGCCAAGGGCGAGACCGTCGACGAGATCTCCGGCATGGTCCGCGCGATGTACGCGCACGCCAACGTGATCGAGGTGCCGGGGGAGACCGTCGACATCGTCGGCACGGGCGGGGACGGGGCGAAGACCGTCAACATCTCCACGATGTCGGCCGTCGTCATCGCCGGTACGGGCGCCAAGGTCGTCAAGCACGGCAACCGCGCCGCCTCCTCCGCGTCCGGCGCCTCGGACGTGCTGGAGAAGCTCGGCGTGAACCTGGAGCTGACACCGCGGCGGGTGGCCGAGGTGGCCGAGGAGGCCGGGATCACCTTCTGCTTCGCGGTGAAGTTCCACCCGGCGCTGCGCCATGTGGCGGCGGCGCGGGGACAGCTCGGCATCCGGACGACCTTCAACTTCCTCGGCCCGCTGACCAATCCGGCACGGGTGAAGGCGCAGGCGGTCGGGGTCGCGCACGCGCCCATGGCGCCGATCGTGGCCGGGGTCCTGGCCGAGCGCGGCAACTCCTCGCTGGTCTTCCGCGGCGACGACGGGCTCGACGAGCTGACCACCACGGCCACCTCCCGGGTGTGGGTCGTCCGGGACGGGAAGGTGCGCGAGGAGGCCTTCGACCCGCGGGACGTGGGGATCGAGCTGGTCCCGGTGGAGGCGCTGCGGGGGGCCGACGCCTCGTACAACGCGGAGGTCGCGCGGCGGCTGCTGGGCGGGGAGCAGGGGCCCGTGCGGGACGCCGTCCTGCTGAACTCCGCGGCGGCGCTGGTGGCCCTGTCGCCCGGTTCCGCTCCGCTCGCGGACCAGATCCGGGCGGGGATGGCTCGCGCCGCGGAGGCCATCGACTCGGGGGCCGCCTCGAAGGTGCTGGAGCGGTGGGTGGCCGCGTCCCACTCGTAG
- a CDS encoding heme-copper oxidase subunit III, with the protein MSVVATATTVDTGHAHPSVNRPNLTSVGTIIWLSSELMFFAALFAMYFTIRSVTGPDHWKEMASALNFPFSATNTTILVLSSLTCQLGVFAAERGDVKKLRMWFIVTFVMGAIFIGGQVYEYTELVKHEGLSLSSDPYGSVFYLTTGFHGLHVTGGLIAFLLVLGRTYAARRFTHEQATAAIVVSYYWHFVDVVWIGLFATIYMIK; encoded by the coding sequence ATGTCGGTCGTGGCGACAGCAACGACAGTAGATACCGGGCACGCGCACCCGTCGGTCAATCGACCGAACCTCACCAGCGTCGGAACCATCATCTGGCTGAGTTCCGAGCTGATGTTCTTCGCGGCCCTCTTCGCGATGTACTTCACCATCCGATCGGTGACCGGTCCCGACCACTGGAAGGAAATGGCATCCGCCCTGAACTTCCCGTTCTCGGCGACCAACACCACGATCCTGGTGCTCTCCTCCCTGACCTGTCAGCTCGGCGTGTTCGCGGCCGAGCGCGGGGACGTGAAGAAGCTCCGGATGTGGTTCATCGTCACCTTCGTGATGGGTGCGATCTTCATCGGCGGCCAGGTGTACGAGTACACCGAGCTGGTCAAGCACGAGGGCCTGTCGCTCTCGTCGGACCCGTACGGCTCGGTGTTCTACCTGACCACCGGCTTCCACGGCCTGCACGTGACGGGTGGCCTCATCGCCTTCCTGCTGGTCCTCGGGCGCACCTACGCCGCCCGCAGGTTCACGCACGAGCAGGCGACCGCCGCAATCGTCGTGTCCTACTACTGGCACTTCGTCGATGTCGTCTGGATCGGCCTCTTCGCCACGATCTACATGATCAAGTAG